Proteins encoded by one window of Asterias rubens chromosome 18, eAstRub1.3, whole genome shotgun sequence:
- the LOC117302631 gene encoding uncharacterized protein LOC117302631: MESAREIMCCTCLIKTKSYGRRNSVAPLGSDTELGNVVCRTDLSSERGKQLQIARLSVVCALASLALIFSSLVDIQHFTNLEFALRKARTLFTNLTGDETLLHSLQVESAMSGFWHRWNSNCRTNMSSNLTEILTFEAGLRQSYTNTDLAWSTCTLTYCASLDSIETIGSTINDILQTIKVHRSRPNQISSVSGVGFYYNLTGSLVTAVSKLISKSEVENSGVFIASYDSLMLAKDYYSRDMYGGASFYAGTSTLGFESTLSVGDAFFAHAVNIDEDILNVFKDEFNGNTTREILEEMSKIRQTTVERTGKCDFAEALRWLDTSAEFLVILLEIQRNRRARLIEHITLEIESTTRLLALEFAVTILVVISFPLLLHSACSMTGWIQDYIKRLQGKTLELQREKMIVEGLLFQMLPPTVANQLRRSKSVPAESFDSVTIFFSDIVGFTSISAQITPMQVRYPTPTRTHSSV; this comes from the coding sequence ATGGAATCTGCGCGGGAGATAATGTGCTGCACCTGCCTgataaaaaccaaaagttaCGGCCGACGAAACAGCGTGGCCCCGCTGGGTTCGGACACCGAGTTGGGGAACGTTGTCTGCAGGACAGACCTGTCTTCGGAGAGGGGCAAACAGCTCCAGATTGCCCGCCTTAGTGTGGTCTGCGCTCTGGCTTCACTCGCTCTTATTTTCTCGTCTCTGGTCGATATTCAACACTTCACTAATCTTGAGTTTGCTCTCCGTAAAGCACGTACTCTATTCACGAACCTCACGGGGGATGAAACGCTCTTGCACTCTTTGCAAGTTGAAAGTGCCATGTCTGGATTCTGGCACAGGTGGAATAGTAACTGTAGGACTAATATGTCTTCAAACCTAACTGAAATTTTAACTTTTGAAGCTGGTCTTCGTCAAAGCTATACAAACACTGACCTTGCTTGGAGTACATGTACCTTAACCTATTGTGCCTCTTTAGATTCCATTGAAACCATTGGGTCGACCATCAATGACATTTTGCAGACGATAAAAGTGCACCGTTCCCGCCCAAACCAAATCTCTTCCGTCTCAGGGGTTGGTTTTTACTACAACCTTACCGGTTCGTTAGTAACGGCTGTTTCGAAACTTATAAGTAAATCTGAAGTTGAGAATTCTGGAGTTTTTATTGCAAGTTACGATTCGCTGATGTTAGCGAAGGATTATTATAGCAGGGACATGTATGGTGGGGCAAGTTTCTACGCAGGAACATCAACTCTGGGATTTGAGTCAACTCTTTCTGTTGGAGATGCTTTCTTTGCTCATGCAGTTAACATTGATGAGGATATTTTGAACGTCTTTAAAGATGAGTTTAATGGAAATACTACCCGGGAAATTCTTGAAGAGATGTCTAAGATAAGACAAACGACTGTAGAGAGGACGGGCAAGTGTGATTTTGCAGAAGCCTTAAGGTGGTTGGACACCTCGGCGGAGTTTCTTGTAATCTTGCTTGAGATCCAGCGCAACCGGAGAGCGCGACTCATCGAACATATCACCCTTGAAATCGAGTCCACGACCCGTCTGCTTGCCTTGGAGTTCGCGGTCACGATCCTCGTGGTCATCTCGTTCCCTTTGCTTCTTCATTCAGCGTGTAGCATGACCGGGTGGATTCAAGACTATATCAAGAGGCTACAGGGGAAGACGTTAGAGCTACAGAGAGAGAAGATGATCGTGGAGGGGCTGCTGTTTCAAATGTTACCCCCGACCGTAGCCAATCAATTACGGAGGAGCAAATCGGTGCCCGCTGAGAGCTTTGACAGCGTCACAATATTCTTCTCTGACA
- the LOC117302630 gene encoding tetranectin-like, which produces MVKLLFLTSLVCVYAMEYCQPGHQELFGTSCYELLTGTKTWQDTRDECSAMGGKMAVPDTPEEHAGIWKMFTEKIAVTSEGELWIGCEENKTDGRWVQAGLGDYECVNLQWASKQPSNHAKEHCLEMRGQFDGKLNDRQCDEPNYGMCEFNVITGTTTLPHRASASPVLFCLEADDDGYFKSPRA; this is translated from the coding sequence ATGGTGAAGCTGCTATTTCTGACGAGTTTGGTTTGCGTGTATGCCATGGAGTATTGCCAACCCGGTCATCAAGAACTCTTCGGCACTTCTTGCTACGAGTTGCTCACCGGTACGAAGACTTGGCAAGATACTCGAGACGAGTGCTCGGCCATGGGGGGTAAAATGGCCGTCCCAGACACCCCGGAAGAGCATGCGGGTATCTGGAAGATGTTCACGGAAAAGATCGCTGTCACCTCAGAAGGAGAACTGTGGATCGGCTGCGAAGAGAATAAGACAGATGGAAGGTGGGTCCAGGCTGGTTTGGGAGACTACGAATGTGTTAACCTTCAATGGGCTTCAAAACAACCTAGCAATCATGCTAAGGAACATTGTCTAGAGATGAGGGGCCAATTCGACGGGAAATTAAATGACCGACAATGCGACGAACCTAACTACGGgatgtgtgagtttaatgtcaTTACCGGTACCACCACACTGCCGCACCGTGCGTCTGCGAGCCCCGTGCTATTCTGCTTGGAAGCTGATGACGACGGCTACTTTAAGTCCCCCCGTGCCTAA